From the genome of Nicotiana tabacum cultivar K326 chromosome 17, ASM71507v2, whole genome shotgun sequence:
ATAGTTCCTTAGCATCTTTGAGTCTCTTCTACATGATGTTCAATATTGATTTGTTGGAGGATTCTGCTTACCTGTTGCCCGCTGGGTGGTAAGGGGTCGAGAGTAtccttttaatgttccatttttcaaaaaacttgGTGGTTTTTCTTCCCGTGAATTGGGTCGTTGTCACATCTTATTTCTTTAGGCGGGCCAAATCGGCATATGATCTTCTTCCATATAAAGGTGATCACTTCTTGTTCGAGAATTTGGGCGAATGCGCCTGTTTTcacccatttagagaagtagTCAGTCAAAACTAAAAGGAATTTAACATTACCTTGTCCCGACGAAAGCGGTCCCACAATGTCCATCTCCCATTTGATAAACGACCGTGGCAAAATGACACAATGAAGGTGTTCGCCCGCTTGGTGGATTATTGGGGCATACTTTTGGcattatccacacttatttacgAATTCCAAGGCGTCTTTCTTCATGGTAGGCGAATAGTATCATGCCCGTATGAGGCACCTAACAAGTGCTCGATCACTGGAGTGACTATCGCAATGGCCTTCGTGGACTTTCTTGAGGATGCATTGAGTCTGATTTGGTCCCAAGAACTTTGCTAAGGGGCCACCGTATGTTCTCTTTTACAACTTGTTGCTAAGGAGGTTGTACCTTGTCGCTTGCATTCTCAACTCCATGGCTTCCTTTTTATCATTTGGGAGAGCACCGTCTTGCAAATAGAATATAATGCAGTTGCGCCAGTCCCAGGTTAGGTTTACAGATTTTACCTCGACGTGATCTAGGGATGAGCTGATGAGATTTACCACACTCATTTCCTGGGAGTTATGCTTTTTGTTACAATGACTAGTTTTGCGAGGCCGTCCGTCTCGACGTTTTGAGTTTGTTGAATCTGATCGAGCTGGCATTCATCACACTTGGGTAACAGTTTTCATATCTGAGACAGGTACTTCTGCAACCTTTGCTCTTTGATCTGGAAAGTCCCAATAACTTGGTTGACGACGAGTTGGGAGTCACAACGTAGCCTTAGGTGTCTCTCCCCATATTCGAGTGCTAGCCTCAATCCTGTAATTACGGCTTCATACTCggtctcattgttagtcatatctaGGCACCTTATAGATTGGCGAACAACTTCGCCATTGGGGATTTCGAGCACGAGTCCTAGTCTATATCCGCATGCATTGGATGCACCATAATTATGCAGGACCCAGAGGTCTTGAGTCACGTGAGAAGCTCTAGTGGCTTCCTTCTCAGCCTCGTGCATTACCTTGGCACTAAAGTCCGCAACAAAGTCAGCGAGCATTTGTGATTTTATCGTTGTGAGA
Proteins encoded in this window:
- the LOC142171661 gene encoding uncharacterized protein LOC142171661 produces the protein MLADFVADFSAKVMHEAEKEATRASHVTQDLWVLHNYGASNACGYRLGLVLEIPNGEVVRQSIRCLDMTNNETEYEAVITGLRLALEYGERHLRLRCDSQLVVNQVIGTFQIKEQRLQKYLSQI